The window attcccaagtcatgggaggagaacctactggtctgccgagaagatatgATCGctaccacctacgggccctgttctccagctggaaagtagtaaaatccaccccatgggactccaatatcctcatgttgtgcagtctgtccctgcaccggtcAATAAATTCCTAGAGGTCCTCGTGtagctcacctccaaagacaggaggctatagcctggtccatctatccaatagcctATATGGATTGTTGGCCGCAACTGGTATGGGCTCAGGTATAACTGCTGCAACTGGAtgagctccacccacgggtagtgcacctggggtctgatatacgacagCTACGTGCCCTGGAGCTtaagcagtaggggtctgtgccccCTCCTGCCCGAGATGTGgcagggtctgctggaaataaaccagcccgagtcatagaatccatgaaccattGCATATGGCCCATGGCCTCCTGGAATTCCGGTGCAGACATGAAATCCATCAGGGCTGGTCCTGCTGCAGGCACCTCATCCTTCTCCTCAATGATGGGATCCTCTACCGGATCCACTGGTGGTGTAACTGGAACAACTCTAAGACGCCCTCATCCTCTACCACAaactggagccctccctcggcctcagcctcagcctctagcaacaaGGGGAGCAACTCCTTCATGGTCTGGAATATCCGCTGTGTGCTTCTCACCATCTATAAGAGACTGAGAGAAAAatacttagtactacatcaactgcacgataggcgATGAAGAAAGattagtttcctaacaccctatatcctcttgaagataagtacagacgtctccgccccgatccgcaagactctattaggcctgctcatagcTTGTGAGATCTATGTGAACCTAGTgatctaataccatgttgtcacgacccaatttcttctataggccgtgatggagcctaacgtcgccgctaggcatgCCTATGATGAATTTACTACGTGATTACTTCTTTTGATAGGCTTACAAGTAATTAAGTTCCATTTATTTAGAAATTTGAGAAATAGAGAGTCAAATGAATAAAATGAAAGCATATGAATGCAAGCATAAATAtgtaaatactccaaaaccataaagtctactagtgtgtgtgcctaaacctggtgtcacaagtatatgagtaactagtagaatatacaaaactctaactactgtctgaaataaagtagacagaatataaatacaaaatagagactctaggggctgcagaacggctcgagaaatagctcaccactaggcctcaggataTTTGGGACGCGCCGGTAGGACcgctagatgcacctgcctcagatcctgtacggttagtgcagaagtatagcgtgagtacataaacaacatgtacctagtaagtatcaagtctaacttcgaagaattagtgacgaggggtcaacatcaacacttactatagGCTAGCAATATGAATACAGAAATTCCAAATAAATatgagttatgtaattaataataatatacCGTTAAAAACCTGGaacaaataattctttcacacatTAATAagtccaaataaataaataagtccaagtaATCCGCTAAaaattcaagtaagtgaaatttggtCTTTTAAACTTCCTCTAACAAGTTCctatataatttaggcacttaaatcaacaagtagggtgcaaacatttcaagtaatccatgatttgggtcctaagctACCCGGACATTAGCATGAagagtagctacgcacggactctcgtcacctcgtacgtatgtagcccccacaattagaagcaaccattaatttaaatcacctatagcGGTAGGACCGCTAGATGCACTTGCcttagatcctgcacggttagtgcagaagtatagcgtgagtacataaacaacatgtacccagtaagtatcaagtctaacttcgaagaagtagtgacgaggggtcgacatcgacacttactataggctagCAATATGAATACAGAAATTCCAAATAAACatgagttatgtaattaataataataaaccGTTAACAACGAGgagcaaataattctttcacaaattAATAAGTCCAAATAAATTCCCGTCATTGAAAAGTATAACCTCACAAGtcacaaaataatatcaagtatgattATGCTCCgggtattattaagcacgatttttgccgaggtcgtacggtccgatccagaataacgtgtacactgccgagggacgtgtggcatgatccatagatgcatctatctactgccgaggtatTCGGCCTACTCCTCAataagagaggatactttataagcactTGACTTAAACGTTATAACAGGGTTAGTACACAATATATAAAATTTCCATTAACGACCAGGAAATCCGCTAAAAATTTAAGTAAGTGAAGTTCGGTCTTctacaattcctctaacaagttccaatataatttggGCACTTAAAtcaacaagtagggtgcaaacatttcaagtaatccatgatttgggtcctaagctacccggacattagcatgaatagtagctatccatgaactctcgtcacctcgtgcgtacgtagcccccataattagaagcaaatattaatttaaatcacctatggggtaaatttcctcttacaaggttagataagagacttacctcatctcaaggaTCACTTTCCGGTCACAAATTCGCTCTAAAGccccaactcggtgccgaacaaatccaaaactagtcaaatgttatgtAAATTAATAAATACACAATAAAAGATTCATATTCtcactattagagtaattacccaactccAATTGAAgggttcctaaaattcatccgCGGGTCCACGTGCCTGGATTACGAATttgtttgaagaaagttgttacccataacctcacgaactcaaatatataattttcactcaattccataaccattttcgtggttaaatctcatttttatcaaaacctagggttattcctctaaacccataattttcaaatCTTCACGTCCAAATCTACCCATGATCTATGTATTAAACCCACATTGCATAGAAATTACTTATCTCAATTAGCTCTATGGAAATCCCCCTctttaaagctccaaaatcgcccaagtgtGTAACAAATGAactcaaaatagcctaagtcccgtttAAATGGACCACTCTGCCTCCAGCGATTTCACACCTGCAGTcactgggccgcatctgcggctccgcatcttcAGAAGATTCTTTGCAGATGCGGTCCTCCCATGGCTGGCctaagtccgcatctgcggaaacagTGCTGCTTCTGTGATGGCGCTTTTGCGGCAGATGAGTCGCACCTGCTCgggtctcgcttctgcggtcccttgaccgcttctgcggctccatatCTACGGTCGCCCATTCCACATCTGCTATTATTGGCTGCCCATGTTGGGCCACTTATGCGGCtgttggctcgcttctgcgagctcgcacctgcggctatgCGACCTCCGCACATCGTCCGAATGGTATCGGGGccccccgaggccccgtccaaacatgccaacaagatTGAAATCATAAAAGagactcgctcgcaccctcggaacgcgaaaaacaacatcaaaactaagaatcacatccCATACCAAATTGACTCAACTTATgaatttcaaattcttccaacttactccgaacgcgccgaaacatacttaaattactcggaatgacaccaaattttgcgtgcaagtcttaaattaccatacgaaactattccccgGCTCAAAATCTCAAACAAACCTCGacaacaccaaaacctactccaaaatAAATTTAAGGAACTTTTAACCCTTCAATAGGCAAACTTTCAACCTTCAGCGTCGAAacactctcgggtcatccaaaacccgatccgaacatgtgcctaagtctaaaatcatcatatgaacctattagaaccatcaaatcctggttccgaggtcgtttactcaaaaatattgaccaaagtcaaactttgcCTTTTAAAAGCCAATTGAGGAACTGAgcattccgatttcaacccgaacccctccaaatcccgaactatccatccccgcaagtcataaaatagtaaaaacacatacggagagtcttatttagTGGAACATTGACCTAGAAAGCATAACTaacggttgggtcgttacattctccacctcttaaacaaacgttcatcctcaaatgggtctagaatcatacctgaagcgctgaataagtgtggatatcttctctgcatgtcctcctcggcctgccaagttgcctccttgactggttggcccctccactgaacctttaccacaaaaatattcttggacctcaactggtaaacctgcctatcaacaatggcaattggctcctcctcttaacccaggctctcatctaactgaactgtGCTATAGTCCAACACATATGTCCTGTCGGTATGAtacctccagagcatagacacgtggaaaaccggatgaactcccgatagactgtgAGGTAAAgcgagctcataagcaacctccccaactcgtctcaacacctcaaatgagcctataaaccttgggctcaacttgcccttctttccgaacctcatgatcccTTTCATtgacgagactttcaagagaaccttctcgcctaccataaatgataaaacaTGTGCCTTCTAATCCGCGTAAGTTTTCTGCCTGGACTGTGGTGTGCAAAGCCGCTCTTGAAGCatctttaccttttccaaggtatccttcaccaaatcaataccatataacttagcctcgctaggatcaaaccatccaatgggagagcaacatcgccgaccatataaatcctcaaatggagccatctcgatgctggactgataactattgttgtaagcaaactcagccaaaggcaatAATCGATCCCActtccctccgaagtcaatcacacatgctcggagcatatcctccaagatctgaactgtccgctccgactgcttGTCGGTCTGCgtatgaaaggctgtgctgagctctacccgggtctcTAACTCtctctgtactactctccagaaatgtgaagtaaactaagggcctctatctgatataatggagacagacacaccatgcaaccgaacaatctcctaaatataaatccgagccaacctctctgaagaatacatgGTCACAAGCaaaatgaaatgtgctgacttggtcaacctattaaaaatcacccaaactgcatcaaacttccacaaggtccgtggcaacccaactacaaagtccatagtaatgcgctcccattccCACTCAGGTATCGTCATCTGCTGAATTAGGCCACCttgcctctgatgctcatacttgacctactggcaatttaggcacctcgccacacactcaactatgtccttcttcatctgccgccactaataatgctgcctcaggtcgcgatacatctttgtagcacctagatgaatataATACCGAGAACTCTATGCatcctctaggatcttctccctcaagccatgaacattaggaacacataggcaacCCTGGAGTCgaagaacaccatcctcaccgataataacctccttggaaccaccctgtagtaccgtctctctgagaaccgaCAAGTGCgaatcatcaaactggcgagccttgatctgctcgaatagtgaagactaagCAACGACATGAAAGAActtgactgggctctgaaatatccaatctcactagtctgttagccaaggactaaatgtccatagctagtggcctctcctctgctgaaatggatgccaaactacccatactctccgcctttctaatCAAGGCATTCGCAACTACATTAGCCTTGCCCGGGTGATAAAGGATTGTGATACCAtagtcttttagtaactcaagccatctgagctacctcaaattgagatccatatgtttgaacaagtgctgcaagctacgatgatcggtgtaaacctcacaggacaccccataatgatactgcctccagatcttaagagaaTGAACAATCgcgaccaactccaaatcgtatacatggtaattcttctcatggggcttcaattgacgtgaatcatttgcaataactcgcccctcctacatcaatacacaacccaaaccaacgtgtGAAGCGTCTTAatacagtatacatccctgattcggaaggcaacactaacaccggcgttgaagtcaatgcagtcttaagcttctgaaagctcgcctcgcaatcatcaggccatcagaacggagcacccttctgagtcaatctagtcaaaggtgctgcaatagatgagaagccctctacaAACCAACAATAATAAGCTGCTAACCCCAGGAAGCTCCCGATCTCAGTCACTATGGTAGGACGAggtcaactctgaactgcctcgatcttcttggggtctaccttaataccctcgcctgatacaacatgccccaagaatgacacagaatctaaccagaactcatacttggagaaattaGCATATAATTTCTGTTcttgcaaggtctgaagcaccactctcaaatgtcgCTCGTGCTCCTCTATGCTACATgtgtagatcaaaatgtcatcaatgaagacaatgacaaatgaatcaatgcATGGCCTGAACACcagattcatcaaatccatgaacgtcactggggcattggtcaaacgaaggacatcactagaaactcataatagcTATATCTAGTTCTGAAAGCATAttcagaacatccgaatcccgaatcttcaattgatggtaccccgatctcaagttaatcttagagaatactctggtaccctgcaactagtcaaacaaatcatcaatacatggcaatgggtacttgctcttgatagtaaccttgttcaaccggcggtaatcaatgcatatccgcatagtcccatctctcttcttcataaataacactagtgcaccccaaggcgatacactcagcCTGGAGAACCCTTTTGCTATTAACCCATCAAGTtgatccttcaactcctttaaatCTTTCAGatccatgcgatacggtgggatagatataggctgggtacccgaagccaaatcaatacaaaaattgttaacacgatctggtggcatgcctgtaAGATTAAAAGTAAACACATCGGAGAAATCCtagaccacgggcactgaatcaatcaccggagtctctatggtagtatctcgaacataggctagataagccaagaaactcttctcgaccatgtgtcgagccttcagaaacaAAATAAGCCGAACAGgtgtactgacagacgaacccttctactccaatctaggaaactctGGAATCGTCggagtaacagtcttggcatggcaatcaaggatggcgtgatatggagatagcTATTCCATGCCTTGGaagacctcaaagtcggtcatatcaagcaataaaagatccgctctagtctaataaccacagaatgtaacaatgcaCGATCGGTAGATTCGATCCACAATGACAGAATCGACcactggagtggacacataaacaggggtacccaaggactcacgagaaacacccaagaaatgagaaaacagagatgaaacatatgaatacgtagaccctgggtcaaataataccgaagcatccctattGCAGAGAGAAAtgatacctgtgatcacgacatctgaggccactgcatctagtCTGGCCAAAAAAAGCATAGAACGTAGCttgagcgccacctgactggcctctacccgactggcctccacctctaggatgacccctacccacctacccTCCACCTCTGGATGGTTGGATGGATGGtagggcagctggtgctggaataaTAGGTTGCTGAacctgctgtactgccttgccccaaagCCTGGAGCAGAACCTCTACACATGGCTgagatccccgcactcaaaacaacctctcggtacggtggactACTTACCTAAAGTTTggccctgatggcctgaatacccactagaggaaccttggatagctggtgggcgataagaactctctagcatggcactgaaataaggtcacacTAGAGCACCCTGAGGAGGAGACGGTGCTGGATAGGTGGGCCTGCTAGGCTAGCCCCTCACGAGCTGACCCCTGCCCCCAGCTGGGACACCactaaactctccagaatatcaaaACCACTTATCCCTCGTCGCCTGCTCTCGTCTCCGCTGAcggacaccctcgatcctccgagctatctccacaaccaaaCCATAAGAAGTAACTATCTCCACCTCTCGAGCCATGATGGCATGGATACTAGAGTGTAACCCGGCAACAAaactctgcactctctctgcatcggtaggaagtatcataagtgcatggcgagataacttagagaatctcgcctcatagtcggtcatcgacatctgaccctgctagtGCTACTCAAACTGAacccgcaactcttccctctgagagggtggaatatatctgtccaagaaGAGGAGTGTGAAATGATCCCATGTCATGGGAGGGGAACCTGCTAGTCTGCCAAAAAGATAGTATtgccaccatctatgggcccTACCCTCCAGCTTAAAggtagtaaaatccaccccataggactccaatatcctcatgttgtgcggtcggtccctgcaccgatcaataaagtcttgggggtcctaatgtcgctcacctccaaaggcAGGAGGATGAAGCCTGGTCCACCTATCCAATAGCTTATGTGGATCACCGGTCGtagctggtctaggctcaggtatagctactataactggctgagctccacccacgggtagtgcgctCAGGGTCTGATACACGCagctgcatgccctggagcctgagcggtaggggtctgtgctccccctcccacctgagatgtggttgggtct is drawn from Nicotiana tomentosiformis chromosome 12, ASM39032v3, whole genome shotgun sequence and contains these coding sequences:
- the LOC138902208 gene encoding uncharacterized protein yields the protein MLELPRLEWKGSYVITSSRVISFLKARHMVEKGFLAYLDYVRDTTVESLTIYSVPVVREFVDLFPFDLPGMLPDHDIDFRIDLSLGYQPISIPPYRMAPKELKKLKEQLEELLAKGFLRPADERPLALDVQSLANRLVRLDISQPNRVLACVVAQSSLLGKIKARQFDNPHLTVLIETVLQGSAKEVSIGEDGMPPDRVNNFCIDLASGTQPISIPPYRMDLKDLKELKDQLDGLIAKGIEEHERHLRVVLQTLQEQKLYANFSKYEFWLDSVSFLGHVVSGEGIKEGRVIANDSRQLKPHEKNYHVYDLELVAIVHSLKIWRQYHYGVSCEIKARQFDDSHLSVLRETVLQGGSKEVIIGEDGVLRLQGCLCVPNVHGLREKILEDA